Proteins encoded in a region of the Zea mays cultivar B73 chromosome 2, Zm-B73-REFERENCE-NAM-5.0, whole genome shotgun sequence genome:
- the LOC100281765 gene encoding zinc finger C-x8-C-x5-C-x3-H type family protein isoform 1 (isoform 1 is encoded by transcript variant 1), giving the protein MMGSRRYKRVSWANGANLCKVRLFLSEDSPSQAGLRPQDNLQAKGSWLMHAAGPSSDDSLPPGFESLQPTSDLKIDMSQIALIRWRCPPQILYNPDWCVAAGEESEEVALQNERMFGALEAIYPRPSNIPPNPLVTPDVKDSQYDDSRTQLVPLLPVEEDDASDQFEEPPVGLPSSYHQSDKYDDAISRVPQASDALFTTAQQQPNGSINTTRSGVPAEADVVAAASAAYTAIMQSNQMGNMIDQDLLIKILSDPAQIQRLMKEYGALKHEQSTNSSVASMVQGPPPQMTASVPVSIPDRSNAFHNINPKLPPPPVPNRLPPASVTMNAPASSSQAISFPSGPTRGLNYYQNLIHQHGGERQEPLQQHGMQFAMHHQPLASQASAADVVSSGAMPARDTKQRPTKPCAYFNSARGCRNGANCTFLHDVSAARKEQSKGSKRIKLDSRIAGRY; this is encoded by the exons GTAAGGCTCTTTCTTTCAGAGGATTCCCCTTCTCAAGCTGGATTAAGACCACAGGACAATCTCCAAGCAAAAGGCTCATGGTTAATGCATGCAGCTGGCCCAAGCTCAGATGATTCTCTGCCACCTGGCTTCGAATCATTGCAGCCAACCAGCGATCTCAAAATTGACATGTCCCAAATCGCTCTTATTAGGTGGAGATGCCCACCACAG ATATTGTATAATCCTGATTGGTGTGTCGCTGCTGGAGAAGAAAGTGAGGAGGTTGCCTTGCAGAATGAGAGGATGTTTGGAGCACTGGAGGCTATATATCCACGACCATCGAACATTCCTCCAAA CCCATTGGTTACTCCTGATGTGAAAGACTCCCAGTATGATGATTCCCGAACCCAATTGGTTCCTTTGCTCCCAGTTGAAGAGGATGATGCCTCTGACCAGTTCGAAGAACCACCTGTTGGTCTACCAAGTAGTTACCACCAGTCAGATAAGTATGATGATGCAATATCCAGGGTCCCACAAGCCTCAGATGCTCTCTTTACCACTGCACAACAGCAGCCGAATGGTTCCATCAACACAACAAGGTCTGGTGTCCCCGCCGAAGCAGACGTAGTGGCTGCTGCATCTGCTGCTTACACTGCAATAATGCAAAGCAACCAAATGGGAAACATGATTGACCAAGATCTGCTCATCAAAATACTAAGTGATCCTGCCCAAATTCAGAGGCTAATGAAAGAATATGGTGCGCTTAAACATGAACAGTCAACCAACAGTTCTGTGGCGTCAATGGTGCAAGGTCCACCACCCCAGATGACAGCTAGTGTCCCCGTCTCTATCCCAGACCGTTCCAATGCATTTCACAACATAAACCCTAAGCTGCCGCCTCCACCTGTTCCGAATCGTCTACCTCCAGCTTCAGTTACCATGAATGCACCAGCGAGTTCAAGTCAAGCAATTAGCTTTCCAAGTGGCCCAACCAGGGGTTTGAACTATTACCAGAACCTGATCCATCAGCATGGAGGGGAGAGGCAGGAGCCACTTCAGCAGCATGGAATGCAGTTTGCAATGCATCACCAGCCTCTTGCCTCGCAGGCCAGTGCCGCTGATGTTGTCAGCAGTGGTGCTATGCCAGCTAGGGATACCAAGCAAAGGCCTACGAAGCCTTGTGCTTACTTCAACAGCGCGAGAGGATGCCGGAACGGTGCGAACTGCACGTTTCTGCACGATGTGTCTGCCGCGAGGAAAGAACAGTCAAAGGGTTCCAAAAGGATTAAGCTTGACAGCAGAATAGCCGGGCGGTATTGA
- the LOC100281765 gene encoding zinc finger C-x8-C-x5-C-x3-H type family protein isoform 2 (isoform 2 is encoded by transcript variant 2): MHAAGPSSDDSLPPGFESLQPTSDLKIDMSQIALIRWRCPPQILYNPDWCVAAGEESEEVALQNERMFGALEAIYPRPSNIPPNPLVTPDVKDSQYDDSRTQLVPLLPVEEDDASDQFEEPPVGLPSSYHQSDKYDDAISRVPQASDALFTTAQQQPNGSINTTRSGVPAEADVVAAASAAYTAIMQSNQMGNMIDQDLLIKILSDPAQIQRLMKEYGALKHEQSTNSSVASMVQGPPPQMTASVPVSIPDRSNAFHNINPKLPPPPVPNRLPPASVTMNAPASSSQAISFPSGPTRGLNYYQNLIHQHGGERQEPLQQHGMQFAMHHQPLASQASAADVVSSGAMPARDTKQRPTKPCAYFNSARGCRNGANCTFLHDVSAARKEQSKGSKRIKLDSRIAGRY; this comes from the exons ATGCATGCAGCTGGCCCAAGCTCAGATGATTCTCTGCCACCTGGCTTCGAATCATTGCAGCCAACCAGCGATCTCAAAATTGACATGTCCCAAATCGCTCTTATTAGGTGGAGATGCCCACCACAG ATATTGTATAATCCTGATTGGTGTGTCGCTGCTGGAGAAGAAAGTGAGGAGGTTGCCTTGCAGAATGAGAGGATGTTTGGAGCACTGGAGGCTATATATCCACGACCATCGAACATTCCTCCAAA CCCATTGGTTACTCCTGATGTGAAAGACTCCCAGTATGATGATTCCCGAACCCAATTGGTTCCTTTGCTCCCAGTTGAAGAGGATGATGCCTCTGACCAGTTCGAAGAACCACCTGTTGGTCTACCAAGTAGTTACCACCAGTCAGATAAGTATGATGATGCAATATCCAGGGTCCCACAAGCCTCAGATGCTCTCTTTACCACTGCACAACAGCAGCCGAATGGTTCCATCAACACAACAAGGTCTGGTGTCCCCGCCGAAGCAGACGTAGTGGCTGCTGCATCTGCTGCTTACACTGCAATAATGCAAAGCAACCAAATGGGAAACATGATTGACCAAGATCTGCTCATCAAAATACTAAGTGATCCTGCCCAAATTCAGAGGCTAATGAAAGAATATGGTGCGCTTAAACATGAACAGTCAACCAACAGTTCTGTGGCGTCAATGGTGCAAGGTCCACCACCCCAGATGACAGCTAGTGTCCCCGTCTCTATCCCAGACCGTTCCAATGCATTTCACAACATAAACCCTAAGCTGCCGCCTCCACCTGTTCCGAATCGTCTACCTCCAGCTTCAGTTACCATGAATGCACCAGCGAGTTCAAGTCAAGCAATTAGCTTTCCAAGTGGCCCAACCAGGGGTTTGAACTATTACCAGAACCTGATCCATCAGCATGGAGGGGAGAGGCAGGAGCCACTTCAGCAGCATGGAATGCAGTTTGCAATGCATCACCAGCCTCTTGCCTCGCAGGCCAGTGCCGCTGATGTTGTCAGCAGTGGTGCTATGCCAGCTAGGGATACCAAGCAAAGGCCTACGAAGCCTTGTGCTTACTTCAACAGCGCGAGAGGATGCCGGAACGGTGCGAACTGCACGTTTCTGCACGATGTGTCTGCCGCGAGGAAAGAACAGTCAAAGGGTTCCAAAAGGATTAAGCTTGACAGCAGAATAGCCGGGCGGTATTGA
- the LOC103645802 gene encoding uncharacterized protein, whose amino-acid sequence MSHRPSLLQRILDESSSDDDDDISFGEYNIFHHPSHIHRKRVGSMPGHIVKYRDRQGGHARMFQDYLADNSTFSLSDFRRRYRMSRDLFKRIMAAVQDHDDYFQLKFNAANIAGLSCFQKVTAVFRMLTYGVAADATDEYVRIGESTVIESLRRFVKAVIQVFGDEYLRSPNENDTARLLELGKQRGFPGMLGSIDCMHWRWKNCPSAWHAEGQAPQVHYSINGHNYTMGYYLADGIYPSWATLVKTIPEPQGNKRRYFAKAQEALRKDVERAFGVLQSRFAIVRGPARFWDEETLGDIMKACVIMHNMIVEDEEEIDPDERFQDGGQNVQPSHDHHQDLDEFIEVHRKIRDKETHHQLQEDLVEHIWRHHADEY is encoded by the exons ATGAGTCATCGACCATCGCTATTGCAAAGAATTTTGGATGAGTCTtcatccgatgatgatgatgatattaGTTTTGGCGAGTACAATATTTTCCATCATCCATCGCATATTCATCGAAAACGGGTTGGTTCTATGCCTGGACATATAGTTAAATATCGAGACAGACAAGGAGGTCACGCAAGAATGTTTCAAGATTACTTAGCAGATAATTCTACATTCAGCTTATCTGATTTTAGGCGAAG GTATAGAATGAGTCGTGATTTATTTAAACGCATAATGGCTGCAGTACAAGATCATGATGATTACTTCCAATTAAAGTTCAATGCAGCAAATATAGCTGGATTAAGTTGCTTCCAAAAGGTGACCGCAGTATTCCGTATGCTAACTTATGGAGTAGCAGCAGATGCCACAGATGAGTATGTACGTATTGGAGAAAGTACTGTTATAGAGAGTCTGAGAAGGTTTGTGAAGGCAGTAATTCAAGTGTTTGGTGATGAATATTTGAGATCTCCCAATGAAAATGATACAGCTCGGTTACTTGAATTAGGAAAACAAAGAGGATTTCCTGGAATGTTAGGTTCAATAGATTGCATGCATTGGAGGTGGAAGAACTGTCCTTCTGCATGGCATG CTGAAGGCCAAGCTCCACAAGTGCATTACTCCATAAATGGTCATAATTACACGATGGGGTACTATCTTGCTGATGGCATATATCCATCATGGGCAACACTTGTGAAGACTATACCAGAGCCACAAGGGAACAAGCGAAGATATTTTGccaaagcacaagaagctctaagaAAGGATGTTGAGCGTGCATTTGGAGTTCTACAATCTCGTTTTGCTATTGTTCGTGGTCCAGCACGTTTTTGGGATGAAGAGACGTTAGGTGACATCATGAAAGCATGTGTTattatgcacaacatgattgttgAAGACGAGGAAGAAATCGACCCTGATGAACGTTTTCAGGATGGTGGACAAAATGTGCAACCTTCACATGATCATCATCAAGATTTGGATGAATTCATTGAGGTCCATAGAAAAATTAGGGACAAAGAAACTCACCATCAGCTGCAAGAAGATCTGGTGGAGCATATATGGCGGCATCATGCTGATGAATATTAA
- the LOC103645803 gene encoding glutathione S-transferase T3-like gives MQTALPMDPVGGESMTQDDSAMATQNPSATGLEFEEVLTMQGGYFSNLMSEGNNNMSLDDYDIVSEQHPSVVVTSSRPNQKRSANFSQQEDALVVSAWLNISLDPVNGTNQTRGTFWKRVYNYYHNHKTFPSYRSQSSISHRWGFILESVNKFCACISDIEGRRQSGVTLQDKIVQAMALYKSRDKDNKSFQCMHCWNILRNQPKWHEKRKLMDDLKKVANKKHKTNIVSSPGTITPIINESSNSNPINDNSRPEEETPKRPIGIKKSKEVMRRGGAESYMEASKHFWDKKKECDAEKEKKKEERFNMAYEIEKERLQLDQVRASTEQMRAATEQVRAANEAKNLEVKNSELQMKKMLEEERIMTMELDTMPEHLQQFYRNLQNEIIARRVYK, from the exons ATGCAAACTGCTCTTCCGATGGATCCTGTTGGTGGGGAATCCATGACGCAAGATGATTCTGCGATGGCTACTCAAAATCCATCTGCAACCGGTCTTGAATTTGAG GAGGTACTTACAATGCAAGGAGGATATTTTAGTAACCTGATGAGCGAGGGTAACAATAACATGTCTTTGGATGACTACGATATTGTTTCTGAGCAGCATCCATCTGTAGTTGTGACTTCGTCTAGACCAAATCAGAAAAGGTCTGCTAATTTCAGCCAGCAGGAGGATGCTTTGGTTGTCTCAGCGTGGCTGAACATTAGTTTGGATCCTGTGAATGGCACAAACCAGACTCGTGGTACATTTTGGAAGAGAGTTTATAATTACTATCACAACCATAAAACTTTTCCATCATATCGTTCTCAAAGTTCCATATCTCATCGATGGGGATTTATTTTGGAGAGCGTTAACAAGTTTTGTGCCTGCATATCTGATATTGAAGGGAGAAGGCAAAGTGGTGTCACGTTGCAAGACAAG ATTGTTCAAGCAATGGCTCTCTACAAGTCTAGAGACAAGGACAATAAATCTTTCCAATGCATGCATTGCTGGAACATACTGCGTAACCAACCAAAGTGGCATGAGAAGCGCAAGCTGATGGATGATCTGAAAAAAGTTGCTAATAAAAAGCATAAGACAAATATAGTTTCTAGTCCTGGAACTATCACTCCCATCATCAATGAGTCAAGCAACAGCAATCCTATCAATGATAATAGCAGGCCCGAAGAGGAAACTCCTAAAAGACCAATAGGTATCAAAAAATCTAAAGAAGTAATGCGGCGAGGTGGTGCTGAGTCTTACATGGAGGCTTCTAAGCATTTCTGGGATAAAAAGAAAGAGTGTGATGCAGAGAAAGAGAAGAAAAAAGAGGAGAGATTCAATATGGCATATGAAATAGAGAAAGAGAGGCTTCAACTTGATCAAGTAAGAGCTAGCACTGAACAAATGAGGGCTGCTACAGAACAGGTCAGGGCTGCAAATGAGGCCAAAAATCTTGAAGTAAAGAATAGTGAGCTACAAATGAAAAAAATGTTAGAGGAAGAGAGGATTATGACTATGGAATTAGACACAATGCCTGAGCACCTACAACAGTTCTATAGAAATTTGCAAAATGAAATTATTGCTCGTCGTGTTTATAAATGA